From Terriglobales bacterium, a single genomic window includes:
- a CDS encoding aminotransferase class V-fold PLP-dependent enzyme, producing MPDELLRFRPDFPILGNTTYLISNSLGAMPRATQQALNEYAEVWATRGVRAWEETWWMLAHEVGAMIERLMHAEANTVSLHQNVTQCQAVVASCFDFSGKRNKVVYTDMNFPSVMYFWEAQRAYGAKVYMVPTDDAIHVPTERLLDAIDETTLLVPISHVIFRSAYINDAKAIVDRAHRVGAHVVLDTFQSLGTVPVDVRDLNVDFACGGVLKWLCGGPGTAYLYVRPDLGRKLQPKFTGWVAHEKPFHFETGPIRYADPPYKFMNGTPNVPALYAARPGLKIVAEAGIEKIRAKSKRQVAKLIELADARGWKVNTPRDPEKRGGTASIDMPNSKEVCAELLKRDVLVDWRPNAGVRMSPHFYTEDRELDAAIAAVEEILSGMTVARSAV from the coding sequence ATGCCCGACGAGCTTCTCCGCTTCCGGCCTGACTTTCCCATCCTCGGTAACACTACGTACCTCATCAGCAACTCCCTGGGCGCGATGCCCCGCGCAACGCAACAAGCCCTGAACGAATACGCCGAGGTCTGGGCCACCCGCGGCGTGCGTGCCTGGGAGGAAACCTGGTGGATGCTCGCCCACGAAGTTGGCGCCATGATCGAGCGCCTGATGCATGCCGAAGCCAACACCGTCTCGCTGCATCAGAACGTGACGCAATGCCAGGCGGTAGTCGCGTCATGCTTCGATTTTTCCGGCAAGCGCAACAAAGTCGTGTACACCGACATGAACTTCCCCTCGGTGATGTACTTCTGGGAAGCGCAGCGCGCTTACGGAGCGAAGGTGTACATGGTCCCGACCGACGACGCCATCCACGTTCCCACCGAGCGCCTGCTCGACGCCATCGACGAAACCACGCTGCTCGTCCCGATCTCTCACGTGATCTTTCGCAGCGCATACATCAACGACGCGAAAGCAATCGTCGACCGCGCGCACCGCGTAGGAGCACATGTCGTGCTCGATACCTTCCAGTCACTCGGAACAGTTCCGGTCGATGTGCGCGATCTCAACGTTGATTTCGCTTGCGGTGGAGTACTGAAATGGCTCTGCGGCGGACCAGGCACCGCATATCTTTACGTCCGGCCCGATCTCGGACGCAAGCTGCAGCCGAAGTTCACCGGCTGGGTAGCCCACGAGAAGCCGTTCCATTTCGAAACCGGACCCATCCGCTATGCCGACCCACCTTACAAATTCATGAACGGAACTCCCAACGTACCGGCGCTGTATGCAGCGCGTCCAGGGCTAAAGATCGTCGCCGAAGCCGGAATAGAGAAGATCCGCGCAAAATCGAAGCGCCAGGTCGCTAAGCTAATCGAACTGGCCGACGCCCGCGGATGGAAGGTCAACACGCCGCGAGATCCGGAGAAGCGTGGTGGCACAGCTTCGATCGATATGCCGAATTCGAAGGAAGTCTGCGCCGAGCTGCTAAAGCGCGATGTTCTCGTGGACTGGCGCCCAAACGCCGGCGTGAGGATGTCTCCGCATTTCTACACCGAAGACCGCGAGCTCGACGCCGCAATTGCCGCAGTCGAAGAGATTCTCAGCGGCATGACGGTGGCAAGATCGGCGGTTTGA